One Solirubrobacter pauli DNA segment encodes these proteins:
- a CDS encoding DUF1963 domain-containing protein: MIDDRGHEHDAEVFPDAASVGIDHVIVLDGGLTTEGWKWWTLTSDEPVFSEPLVRFTDGAGDLVAGPLGSRIGTPIEDATEACPVCGAVAWVAIDYHVGCKRCGYVPGHAVHFARDTPGDGALDIDDDDDGDVDEEDEDLAALKAARFTIYAAAGQTPESFDHSRRGHEVVTARVMYTSNESLLFVETRTAGAAEFPAAAHLAGFSLWDGRDDTGLSDGAIQVRHADRVRRARRRALSVDSAMREIPIDGRAAAFTFSALDDAWVATRRHGRLTLAVVGYKVDPATVTLAPLHGVGNAPEPRKVALARRAAAGELLSRAEVEHLIDEHGLGEHRETILAHIAAGYRLQRVPDSPHRVGGLPDLAPGEGWPHDEDGVPFTFIAQIDCTQLPSLQSEFPSAVFNHGGRLLRLFGRMNAAEMVPDEAVGLLCAPDAPLTRAELPALPNPMPPDVELEDSDLRELYGEPVRPLPFLTARYEPFGDFDDYSEFRSRLAAGGVRRREDAWDDPQLLGYAGNEQGSDPVAAGPWVYDDTAEDDWCVLVHLPGMDWGSLSVLIRRVDLAAGRFDRLATDISLS; the protein is encoded by the coding sequence GTGATCGACGACCGCGGACACGAGCACGACGCCGAGGTGTTCCCGGACGCGGCGTCGGTTGGCATCGACCACGTGATCGTCCTTGACGGTGGCTTGACGACTGAGGGCTGGAAGTGGTGGACGCTCACGTCCGACGAGCCCGTGTTCTCCGAGCCGCTCGTGCGGTTCACTGACGGGGCTGGCGACCTGGTCGCGGGGCCGCTCGGCAGTCGCATCGGAACGCCCATAGAGGACGCGACCGAAGCGTGCCCGGTCTGTGGCGCGGTCGCGTGGGTCGCGATCGACTACCACGTCGGCTGCAAGCGCTGCGGGTACGTGCCGGGACACGCCGTCCACTTCGCGCGCGACACGCCGGGCGACGGCGCGCTCGACATCGACGACGACGATGACGGTGACGTTGATGAGGAAGACGAGGATCTCGCCGCGCTGAAGGCGGCCCGCTTCACGATCTACGCGGCGGCCGGTCAGACGCCCGAGTCGTTCGATCACTCGCGCCGCGGGCACGAGGTAGTGACGGCCCGGGTCATGTACACGAGCAACGAGTCGCTGCTGTTCGTCGAGACGCGGACGGCCGGTGCGGCGGAGTTTCCGGCGGCGGCGCATCTTGCCGGTTTCTCGCTCTGGGACGGTCGAGACGACACCGGGCTCTCCGACGGCGCAATTCAGGTCCGCCACGCCGACCGCGTACGACGCGCACGCCGGCGCGCGTTGAGCGTGGACTCGGCCATGCGCGAAATACCGATCGACGGGCGAGCCGCAGCGTTCACGTTCAGCGCCCTCGACGACGCATGGGTCGCCACTCGCAGGCACGGGAGACTGACGCTCGCCGTGGTCGGCTACAAGGTCGATCCGGCCACGGTCACGCTGGCGCCGCTCCACGGCGTCGGCAATGCCCCGGAGCCCAGGAAGGTCGCGCTCGCGCGGCGCGCCGCGGCGGGCGAGCTGCTCAGCCGCGCGGAGGTGGAGCACCTCATCGACGAGCACGGCCTGGGCGAGCACCGCGAGACGATCCTTGCCCACATCGCCGCCGGCTATCGGCTTCAGCGCGTCCCCGATTCCCCGCACCGAGTGGGCGGCTTGCCCGATCTCGCTCCGGGCGAGGGGTGGCCGCACGACGAAGATGGCGTCCCGTTCACCTTCATCGCACAAATCGACTGCACCCAGCTGCCGTCGCTCCAAAGCGAGTTCCCATCTGCGGTCTTCAACCACGGCGGCCGGCTGTTGCGGCTGTTCGGGCGGATGAACGCGGCGGAAATGGTGCCCGACGAGGCCGTCGGGCTGCTCTGCGCACCCGACGCTCCGCTCACGCGCGCCGAGCTCCCCGCGCTGCCGAACCCGATGCCGCCCGACGTCGAGCTCGAGGACAGCGACCTGCGGGAGCTGTACGGAGAGCCTGTGCGCCCGCTCCCGTTCCTGACCGCACGGTACGAGCCGTTCGGAGACTTTGACGACTACTCCGAGTTCCGGAGCCGGCTTGCCGCCGGTGGAGTCAGACGACGCGAGGATGCCTGGGACGACCCGCAGCTGCTCGGCTACGCCGGCAACGAGCAGGGCAGCGACCCCGTCGCAGCGGGCCCGTGGGTTTACGACGACACCGCCGAGGACGACTGGTGCGTGCTGGTGCACCTTCCAGGCATGGACTGGGGATCGCTCAGCGTGCTGATTCGGCGGGTCGATCTCGCCGCGGGCCGCTTCGACCGGCTCGCGACCGACATCTCACTCAGCTAG
- a CDS encoding FG-GAP repeat domain-containing protein, translating to MVNRFVASCAVLVAALTWSAPASALVFPFHEPPEMLGAVADEVVALDFDGNGWRDVAGVSRATGKATLVRNHADGFDSPQTATLPGNAAGTVAVAGGDLDGDGRDELLAALGDSGSLVVFRGRADGGLGVPYELALRPAKPLQAAAVAVADMDGDGDRDVLAAFGTSATVLANDGHGALTPTAGAVAVPAPYDLALVKLAGDDDPDLVVTSAYALTLVPGAAGTGFGTPVTRDLPYEPAALATGDVNGDGRLDVGVTYAWTHDHPEAPGLFSGTADGDLTPLPWTAQTAYALLLADFDGDGITDRYANDYSATFAHGAAGTFGRFDAGVSKGPSWERGLAAADFDGDGKLDVVSAQSDSAALNVRYSTGPQLVTSAANTWFGEGVVGTEGGSMIAIPVRNEGGGVARNLELIAEGDTADFHVEMNTCRGAVLRVEENCWLNVYFRPKALGARTADIGVAAEDSDIVWLARIEGTGVEGQSPAPTTMPITGTVTFGDRPPVVRLPARTPPPKAVRPGAPALTRATLATLRRSGLRFTQQFGTAERVTWTLEHRRTVLARAQRTVAAGSTTVTLKLTASGKRVLTSRKPTSLTLRTTGTIERVTTVRVRRS from the coding sequence ATGGTCAACCGGTTCGTCGCCTCCTGCGCGGTGCTCGTCGCCGCCCTCACCTGGTCCGCTCCCGCAAGCGCGCTGGTGTTCCCGTTCCACGAGCCGCCCGAGATGCTGGGGGCCGTGGCGGACGAGGTCGTCGCGCTCGACTTCGACGGCAACGGCTGGCGGGACGTCGCGGGGGTCTCACGCGCGACGGGCAAGGCGACGCTCGTCCGCAACCACGCAGACGGATTCGACTCGCCGCAGACAGCGACGCTGCCCGGCAACGCAGCGGGTACGGTCGCCGTGGCGGGCGGCGACCTGGACGGCGACGGCCGCGACGAGCTGCTGGCGGCTCTGGGTGACAGCGGGTCGCTCGTCGTCTTCCGCGGCCGCGCAGACGGTGGGCTCGGCGTGCCATACGAGCTCGCGCTGCGCCCCGCCAAGCCGTTGCAGGCCGCCGCTGTGGCGGTCGCCGACATGGACGGCGACGGTGACCGCGACGTGCTGGCCGCGTTCGGCACGAGCGCGACCGTGCTGGCCAACGACGGCCACGGCGCGCTCACGCCGACCGCCGGTGCGGTCGCCGTCCCGGCGCCGTACGACCTCGCCCTGGTCAAGCTGGCCGGTGACGACGACCCGGACCTGGTTGTGACCAGCGCCTACGCCTTGACGCTCGTGCCGGGCGCCGCCGGGACCGGCTTCGGCACGCCGGTCACCCGTGACCTGCCGTATGAGCCTGCGGCGCTCGCCACCGGCGACGTCAACGGCGACGGTCGCCTGGACGTCGGCGTGACGTACGCGTGGACCCACGATCACCCCGAAGCCCCGGGGCTCTTCAGCGGCACGGCGGACGGCGACTTGACGCCGCTCCCGTGGACCGCCCAGACGGCATACGCGCTCCTGCTCGCCGACTTCGATGGCGACGGGATCACCGACCGCTACGCCAACGACTATTCGGCGACGTTCGCCCACGGCGCCGCGGGTACGTTCGGGAGGTTCGACGCGGGCGTGAGCAAGGGCCCGTCCTGGGAGCGCGGGCTCGCTGCGGCGGACTTCGACGGTGACGGCAAGCTGGACGTCGTGAGCGCACAGTCCGATTCCGCCGCGCTGAACGTCCGCTACTCCACCGGTCCGCAGCTCGTGACCAGCGCCGCGAACACCTGGTTCGGCGAGGGCGTCGTCGGCACGGAGGGCGGATCGATGATCGCCATCCCGGTCCGCAACGAGGGCGGCGGCGTAGCACGCAACCTCGAGCTCATCGCCGAGGGCGACACCGCCGACTTCCACGTGGAGATGAATACCTGCCGTGGTGCGGTCCTCCGCGTCGAGGAGAACTGCTGGCTGAACGTCTACTTCCGGCCAAAGGCGCTCGGCGCCCGCACGGCGGACATCGGCGTCGCGGCCGAGGACTCGGACATCGTCTGGCTCGCGAGGATCGAAGGCACCGGCGTCGAGGGCCAGTCGCCCGCGCCTACCACGATGCCGATCACGGGCACCGTGACGTTCGGTGACCGTCCACCGGTCGTCCGGCTGCCGGCACGCACGCCCCCGCCGAAGGCCGTGCGCCCCGGCGCGCCGGCGCTTACCCGCGCGACGCTCGCGACGCTGCGCCGCTCCGGGCTGCGCTTCACACAGCAGTTCGGCACGGCCGAGCGGGTGACGTGGACGCTCGAGCATCGCCGCACGGTGCTTGCACGCGCGCAGCGCACCGTCGCGGCCGGGAGCACGACCGTCACCCTCAAGCTCACCGCCTCGGGCAAGCGCGTCCTGACCAGCCGCAAGCCGACGTCGCTGACGCTGCGCACCACGGGCACGATCGAGCGCGTGACGACGGTCAGAGTGCGCCGCAGCTGA
- a CDS encoding PadR family transcriptional regulator, whose protein sequence is MRLSLQTLRLLHVFLEAPAEPRYGLELMRRTGIKSGTIYPALHRLEDEGWLRSFTEELDPVQAGRPARRLYALTDAGAAAARAAAEPFQTPAPAPTLKPRTA, encoded by the coding sequence ATGCGGTTGTCCCTGCAGACGCTGCGCCTCCTCCACGTGTTCCTGGAGGCTCCCGCGGAGCCTCGCTATGGCCTTGAGTTGATGAGGCGCACGGGCATCAAGAGCGGAACGATCTACCCCGCGCTGCATCGCCTCGAAGACGAGGGATGGCTGCGGAGCTTCACTGAGGAGCTCGATCCCGTGCAGGCCGGTCGGCCGGCACGGCGCCTGTACGCGCTCACCGATGCCGGCGCCGCCGCGGCCCGCGCCGCCGCCGAGCCCTTCCAGACGCCCGCACCGGCCCCGACCCTGAAACCGAGGACGGCATGA
- a CDS encoding VOC family protein, whose amino-acid sequence MAVLGLDHVQIAAPAGCEDAARRFYGDLLGLVEVPKPEPLRARGGVWFAIGAQQLHVGVEANFAPARKAHPALLVESSALDALADRLRAAGFEVTWDHDLPGVRRFYVADPWGNRVELLTA is encoded by the coding sequence ATGGCAGTGCTCGGCTTGGACCACGTGCAGATCGCGGCGCCAGCGGGTTGCGAGGACGCGGCGCGACGCTTTTACGGAGACCTCCTCGGACTGGTCGAGGTACCGAAGCCTGAGCCGTTGCGCGCCCGAGGCGGCGTGTGGTTCGCGATCGGCGCGCAGCAATTGCACGTCGGCGTGGAGGCGAACTTCGCTCCGGCGCGCAAGGCGCACCCGGCGCTGCTCGTCGAGTCGTCGGCGCTCGATGCGCTCGCGGACCGCCTGCGGGCGGCGGGCTTCGAGGTCACCTGGGATCACGACCTCCCGGGCGTGCGCCGGTTCTACGTCGCGGACCCGTGGGGCAACCGCGTCGAGCTGTTGACTGCCTGA